From Apis cerana isolate GH-2021 linkage group LG10, AcerK_1.0, whole genome shotgun sequence, one genomic window encodes:
- the LOC107993022 gene encoding serine protease inhibitor 88Ea: MQTREIFFKSIISVLSVLLVLRGISAQCLTGNDSPSVMSAGSKKAIIDSKFRFALETLKKISLFESQDNIIYSPYSIHQAVTLAYFGSRGTTEEALKRALQLPADISKVDVQRYYSFENTLKQQINGQNDVSSNYEFNSANRLWISDKKKVRECILSLFGNQLEKIDFKTNPNAVRDQINNWVSNMTKGHIQDLLPPNSITTDTDLVLANAVYFKGLWKSRFNPTNSKKDIFYSSKSQHSMVKYMRQQGNFNHVISEILGAHVLELPYKGNEISMFILLPPFVTKISNDSMQNGERDSIYHLIERLSTEAGYTEIRDLLTSDSLPQPVEIILPRFEVEKELQITTLLDAIGAGELVIPDVANLKGFVEDGEESVHLGAAVHRARIEVTEEGTTATAATAIYTFRSGRPLVPTVFNANHPFVYFIYEKPKRTILFAGIYRNPSTPKNTAETA; encoded by the exons ATGCAAAcccgagaaatattttttaaatcg ataATATCGGTGTTATCGGTACTATTGGTGTTAAGAGGCATATCAGCGCAATGTCTAACTGGAAACGATAGTCCTTCGGTGATGAGCGCTGGTTCGAAGAAAGCTataatcgattcgaaatttcgtttcgctcTTGAGACtcttaaaaagatatctttatTCGAATCTCAagacaatataatttacagtCCTTATAGTATTCATCAGGCTGTGACCTTGGCGTATTTCGGTTCTCGAGGTACCACCGAGGAAGCCTTGAAGAGAGCTTTGCAGCTGCCTGCTGATATATCCAAAGTTGATGTACAACGATATTATTCCTTCGAGAATACCCTTAAACAACAAATCAACGGTCAG aatGATGTATCATCTAATTACGAATTTAACTCAGCGAATCGATTATGGATATCAGACAAGAAAAAAGTACGGGAATGTATATTAAGTCTATTTGGCAATCAATTGGAAAAGATCGATTTCAAGACAAATCCAAATGCTGTCCGTGATCAAATTAACAATTGGGTCAGCAATATGACTAAAGGTCACATTCAGGATCTTCTTCCCCCTAATAGTATCACAACAGACACTGATCTGGTATTGGCTAACGCGGTATACTTCAAAGGTCTTTGGAAAAGTCGTTTCAATCCTACCAATTCTAAGAAAgacatattttattcttccaaATCCCAACATTCAATGGTTAAATACATGAGGCAGCAGGGAAATTTCAACCATG TTATCTCCGAAATACTTGGCGCACACGTATTGGAACTACCTTACAAAGGGAACGAAATCTCCATGTTTATCCTCCTTCCGCCATTCGttacaaaaatttccaatgatTCTATGCAAAACGGGGAACGAGACAGCATTTACCATCTGATCGAACGTCTTTCCACGGAAGCAGGATACACGGAGATTCGCGATCTTTTAACTTCTGATTCACTCCCTCAACCGGTAGAGATCATCCTGCCGCGTTTCGAGGTCGAAAAGGAACTTCAAATAACGACGTTGCTCGATGCCATCGGTGCGGGCGAGTTGGTAATACCTGACGTGGCCAATCTTAAAGGTTTCGTCGAAGATGGTGAAGAATCGGTGCATCTTGGAGCTGCTGTCCATCGTGCGCGAATCGAAGTCACTGAGGAAGGGACCACTGCAACTGCAGCCACTGCCATTTACACGTTCCGTTCTGGACGGCCGTTGGTACCGACAGTCTTCAACGCTAATCATCCGTTCGTCTACTTTATCTATGAGAAACCGAAGCGTACTATCTTGTTCGCCGGCATTTACCGTAATCCCAGTACTCCAAAGAATACTGCGGAGACAGCTTGA